A window of Dehalococcoidia bacterium contains these coding sequences:
- a CDS encoding heme lyase CcmF/NrfE family subunit has protein sequence MAELGHAAIITAFILSVYCAVAALVGGRARINELWLSARNAVFVVFGLTTLASAALVYSFFARDFSIAYVAEYSSSDLPASYTLAGWWAGQAGSMLFMAWVLSLLSVIVVVQGRRRNREMMPYVVAVLTGILAYFLGMISFAANPLEKMPMALSEGMGLNPLLRTSDMFSHPTTLLLGFVTFTVPFAFAMSALISGRLDDWWLRSARNWTIVAWVFLSLGNLFGMLWAYTVLGWGGYWGWDPVENAAFMPWLAATAFFHSLMLQERRGMLKVWNMLLIIVTYVLCLFGVLLTRSGMLSSVHAFATGAVGPLLLALTGLVLVGSLALLWTRLPRLRSEHRLDSLVSREASFLANNLVLLAAAFAVFWGTMFPVLSEAIRGVKVGVGAPFYEQTTAPIFLALIVLMGVCPLIGWRKASLENLARNFVFPVAAALPVALILYVLGMRSPYALIAFSALAFVVGAIALEFWRGVRARLRGHGDSIVTALPRLVRQNRRRYGGHIVHLGVVLLAMGIAASQMFSTGAERTVAPGESIEAGDYEVTFRELKETAGANSVKVTAMLDVSRGGSDAGTIETSKRFEGQDEQPVTDIGLRSSLREDLYVTLIGWTEAGEAILKVEVKPLVMWIWIGGAVIVAGTLVALWPDSRGSRRATLPARAPVGELEAGRA, from the coding sequence ATGGCGGAGCTCGGTCACGCCGCAATAATCACCGCTTTCATATTATCCGTGTACTGCGCGGTCGCCGCCTTAGTGGGCGGCAGGGCGCGCATCAACGAGCTGTGGCTGAGCGCGCGCAACGCCGTGTTCGTCGTCTTCGGCCTGACGACGCTCGCCTCAGCCGCGCTCGTCTACTCCTTCTTTGCGCGCGACTTCAGCATCGCGTACGTGGCCGAGTACTCGAGCTCCGACCTGCCCGCGAGCTATACGCTGGCCGGCTGGTGGGCGGGACAGGCCGGTTCGATGCTGTTCATGGCCTGGGTCCTTTCGCTGCTGAGCGTGATCGTCGTTGTCCAGGGGCGGCGGCGGAACCGCGAGATGATGCCGTACGTGGTCGCCGTCCTGACGGGCATCCTGGCGTACTTCCTCGGCATGATCTCCTTCGCCGCCAACCCGCTTGAGAAGATGCCCATGGCGCTCTCGGAAGGGATGGGCCTCAACCCCCTGCTGCGCACGTCCGACATGTTCTCTCATCCCACGACCCTTCTCCTGGGCTTCGTGACCTTTACCGTCCCCTTCGCTTTCGCCATGAGCGCCCTCATCAGCGGGCGTCTCGACGACTGGTGGCTCCGCTCCGCGCGCAACTGGACGATTGTCGCCTGGGTCTTCCTCAGTCTCGGCAACCTGTTCGGGATGCTCTGGGCGTACACCGTCCTCGGCTGGGGCGGCTACTGGGGATGGGACCCGGTGGAGAACGCGGCGTTCATGCCCTGGCTTGCGGCGACTGCCTTCTTCCATTCGCTCATGCTCCAGGAGCGGCGCGGCATGCTTAAGGTCTGGAACATGCTGCTCATCATCGTTACGTATGTGCTGTGCCTGTTCGGGGTGCTGCTCACGCGAAGCGGGATGCTCAGCTCCGTTCACGCCTTCGCGACGGGCGCCGTTGGGCCGCTCCTGCTGGCGCTTACCGGCCTCGTGCTGGTGGGGTCTTTGGCGCTGCTCTGGACGCGTCTTCCCCGCCTGCGCAGCGAGCACCGTCTCGACTCCCTGGTTTCGCGTGAGGCGAGCTTCCTTGCCAACAACCTGGTGCTGCTGGCGGCCGCCTTCGCCGTGTTCTGGGGGACCATGTTCCCTGTGCTGTCGGAGGCAATCAGGGGCGTGAAGGTGGGGGTCGGCGCGCCCTTCTATGAGCAGACGACGGCGCCGATCTTTCTCGCGCTCATCGTCCTGATGGGCGTGTGCCCCCTCATCGGCTGGCGCAAGGCGTCGCTGGAGAACCTGGCGCGCAACTTCGTCTTCCCCGTGGCGGCGGCGCTGCCGGTGGCGCTCATCCTGTACGTGCTGGGGATGCGCTCCCCATACGCCCTCATCGCTTTCTCGGCGCTGGCCTTCGTCGTGGGCGCGATCGCGCTCGAGTTCTGGCGCGGCGTCCGCGCCCGCCTGCGGGGCCACGGCGACAGCATCGTCACCGCTCTTCCCCGTCTGGTCCGGCAGAACCGACGGCGCTACGGCGGACACATCGTCCACCTGGGCGTCGTCCTGCTGGCGATGGGCATCGCAGCCTCGCAGATGTTCTCCACCGGCGCGGAGCGGACGGTCGCTCCCGGCGAAAGCATCGAGGCCGGCGACTACGAGGTCACGTTCCGGGAGCTGAAGGAGACGGCGGGCGCGAACTCCGTGAAGGTGACGGCGATGCTCGACGTGTCACGCGGGGGAAGCGACGCCGGCACCATCGAGACGAGCAAGCGCTTCGAGGGGCAGGACGAGCAGCCGGTGACCGACATCGGGCTGCGCAGCTCGCTGCGGGAAGACCTGTACGTCACCCTCATCGGCTGGACGGAGGCGGGGGAAGCGATCCTGAAGGTGGAGGTGAAGCCGCTCGTGATGTGGATATGGATCGGCGGCGCTGTGATCGTCGCGGGCACGCTCGTCGCCCTCTGGCCCGACAGCCGCGGGTCCCGCCGCGCAACGCTGCCTGCGCGGGCGCCGGTCGGAGAGCTGGAGGCGGGCCGTGCGTAG
- a CDS encoding zinc ribbon domain-containing protein, with product MIYLAIIVLMLVAFTVVGWPLVGSSRALAAQGEGSPRLDALLRRRDSAYQAIKDLDFEHELGNLSDSDYQGLRERYRREAASVLQQLDDATKAEEAERATVAAAAAERVCPSCGKPQGASDRFCWSCGARLGGGCPECGAPAQPDDRFCAGCGTPLKGKQP from the coding sequence ATGATTTACCTCGCAATCATTGTTTTGATGCTGGTGGCGTTCACCGTTGTGGGCTGGCCCCTCGTCGGCTCTTCGCGCGCTCTCGCGGCGCAAGGGGAAGGGTCGCCCCGGCTCGACGCCCTGTTGCGCAGGCGCGACTCCGCCTATCAAGCCATAAAGGACCTCGATTTCGAGCACGAGCTGGGAAATCTTTCTGACTCCGATTACCAGGGTCTCCGCGAACGCTATCGCCGGGAGGCGGCGAGCGTACTCCAGCAGCTCGACGACGCCACGAAGGCTGAAGAGGCGGAGCGCGCGACCGTCGCCGCGGCAGCGGCCGAACGCGTTTGCCCTTCCTGCGGAAAGCCGCAGGGCGCCTCCGACCGCTTTTGCTGGAGCTGCGGCGCCCGCCTGGGCGGAGGCTGCCCGGAGTGTGGCGCGCCCGCGCAGCCCGACGACCGCTTTTGCGCCGGCTGCGGGACGCCTTTAAAAGGGAAACAGCCATGA
- a CDS encoding zinc ribbon domain-containing protein, which yields MRCTSVAGRRRAKIVAMLGVMALVAAAAAFASPPALAESNARFTRLAVAVMPEYDEPRVLVSYYGELNEDVPLPLEMRLQIPADATVERACSVSSATEEYVCGEYSTQPDGDSLLLTYEAVTPIIYVEFYYGSTSGAGERSLDFTLLPPYPVDNLDLFVQEPRGASDFALSPAPAETLGDERFRHHSYNYQGLGAGEPVTIQIAYSRDTDEPSVSAFAASTLPAGDSSPAGIPEGPFFLLGVAAAAVLAFALYAALIRRVRARRLAPSGAGAADASILPDEEASYCAHCGARTRRGAGFCSACGQAVRRTEERR from the coding sequence ATGAGGTGTACTTCCGTAGCCGGCCGCCGTCGGGCGAAGATTGTGGCCATGCTCGGCGTCATGGCGCTGGTAGCGGCCGCCGCAGCGTTCGCTTCCCCGCCGGCGCTCGCCGAGAGCAACGCGCGCTTTACCAGGCTGGCGGTGGCCGTCATGCCCGAGTACGACGAGCCGCGGGTGCTGGTGTCTTACTACGGCGAGCTGAACGAGGATGTCCCCCTTCCTCTGGAGATGCGCCTGCAGATACCCGCCGATGCCACGGTCGAGCGGGCGTGCTCCGTCAGCTCCGCCACCGAGGAGTACGTCTGCGGCGAGTATTCCACGCAGCCTGACGGCGACAGCCTACTTCTGACGTACGAGGCTGTGACTCCTATCATTTATGTCGAGTTTTACTACGGCTCGACTTCCGGGGCGGGCGAGCGCTCCCTTGACTTCACCCTGCTGCCCCCCTATCCGGTCGACAACCTCGACCTCTTCGTGCAGGAGCCGCGGGGGGCCTCCGATTTCGCGCTGTCGCCGGCGCCCGCGGAGACACTCGGCGACGAACGGTTCCGCCATCACAGCTACAACTACCAGGGTCTCGGCGCCGGCGAGCCCGTGACCATCCAGATCGCCTACAGCCGTGACACGGACGAGCCGTCGGTCTCAGCGTTCGCAGCCTCGACGCTGCCTGCCGGCGATAGCAGTCCCGCCGGCATCCCTGAAGGCCCGTTCTTCCTTCTGGGGGTCGCCGCCGCCGCCGTTCTCGCCTTCGCGCTGTACGCAGCGTTGATTCGCCGCGTCCGCGCCCGCCGCCTGGCCCCGTCCGGCGCAGGGGCCGCCGACGCCAGCATTCTGCCCGATGAAGAAGCATCCTACTGCGCGCATTGCGGCGCGCGCACCCGCCGTGGCGCCGGTTTCTGCTCCGCCTGCGGACAGGCGGTACGCCGCACGGAGGAGCGGCGATGA
- a CDS encoding cytochrome c maturation protein CcmE, producing the protein MSDGTPEQVIEPEQRRSRWAALPPKRFLLVGVIALGALAYLGFVAFRGAAMYYLTVDELRARGDRAFEEQVRLAGKVVDGSAEKDPATNTLRFAMASESGAPLPVVYKGAVPDAFKQGAEVVVDGRLSRSGTFEADKLLVKCPSKYEAEESAAAEGGD; encoded by the coding sequence ATGTCGGACGGGACTCCTGAGCAGGTCATCGAGCCGGAGCAGCGGCGGTCGCGCTGGGCAGCGCTGCCGCCGAAGCGGTTCCTGCTGGTGGGGGTGATCGCGCTCGGCGCTCTCGCTTACCTGGGATTCGTCGCATTCCGCGGCGCCGCCATGTACTACCTGACCGTTGACGAGCTGCGCGCCCGCGGCGACAGGGCCTTCGAGGAGCAGGTGCGCCTGGCGGGCAAGGTCGTCGACGGCTCGGCGGAGAAGGACCCGGCGACGAACACGCTCCGCTTCGCCATGGCGAGCGAGAGCGGGGCGCCGCTGCCGGTCGTGTATAAAGGCGCCGTTCCCGACGCCTTCAAACAGGGCGCCGAAGTGGTGGTCGACGGGCGGTTGAGCCGCAGCGGGACGTTTGAGGCCGACAAGCTGCTCGTGAAGTGTCCCAGCAAGTACGAGGCGGAGGAGTCCGCCGCGGCGGAGGGAGGGGACTGA
- a CDS encoding heme exporter protein CcmB, with translation MWEALRKSTSATQAQPADGFLSSLGFALAIVAKDVRVELRSREALSGSLVFALLTLVIFNFAFDLGGEMKETAGPGVLWVAIVLAGMMGLSYVFAKERAQGGLEGLLLAPMDRSVIFIGKAAGALLLTSALELFLLPLFAVFADASLLSPGLIVIVVLGTLGFVTVGTLFSAMAVTTRSRELMLPLLLLPVAIPLIIAAVEGTRIALQGQSWGELLPALSVLAAFDALFLTLCPPLFEYVIEEMAS, from the coding sequence ATGTGGGAAGCCTTAAGGAAGTCTACTTCAGCCACACAAGCGCAGCCCGCTGACGGCTTTCTGTCGTCGCTCGGCTTTGCGCTCGCGATCGTCGCCAAGGACGTGCGCGTCGAGCTGCGCAGCCGCGAGGCGCTGAGCGGCAGCCTCGTCTTCGCGCTGCTGACGCTTGTCATCTTTAACTTCGCGTTCGATCTCGGTGGCGAGATGAAGGAGACAGCGGGGCCGGGCGTCCTCTGGGTGGCCATCGTCCTCGCCGGGATGATGGGGCTGAGCTACGTCTTCGCCAAGGAGAGGGCGCAGGGAGGGCTGGAAGGGCTGCTCCTCGCCCCCATGGACCGCAGCGTCATCTTTATTGGCAAGGCGGCGGGCGCGCTGCTGCTGACATCGGCGCTCGAACTCTTCCTGCTGCCCCTTTTCGCCGTCTTCGCCGATGCCTCCCTGCTGTCACCGGGACTGATCGTCATTGTCGTTCTCGGCACGCTGGGCTTCGTCACCGTCGGCACGCTTTTCTCGGCGATGGCGGTGACCACGCGCTCACGGGAGCTGATGCTCCCCCTGCTGCTGTTGCCGGTCGCGATACCGCTGATCATCGCCGCTGTGGAGGGGACGCGCATCGCTCTGCAAGGCCAGTCGTGGGGCGAGCTCCTGCCGGCGCTGTCGGTGCTGGCCGCGTTCGACGCCCTCTTCCTGACGCTCTGCCCGCCGCTTTTCGAGTACGTTATCGAGGAGATGGCCTCGTGA
- a CDS encoding HAMP domain-containing protein → MSLSIKLGLPALVGVLGVLAVMGYLGLRAVGESTDRAMDERLVLARMMAQDLDQDISQGLRLLQQTASELSPASCADCAVDAAAILEQLHRYAGPHTRSTFLLDAEGNVLSAVSADGFAGAPPGGYPNVAETLRSGKPAVSGAVGSDGEGDFMVSLSVPLLDADGDVAGVLGTTFGPTSSFLQTLLSPVDLGETGYAQVINERGLVMATSDARREDSSFPVTAHAARFARLIEEGEQGAWTCHRCHEPGGEGGRRRDMTAFVPLTAAPWGIAIRQDEGEAFGPRNHLRSEVLFFGGAALGLSLAAALVIGRVLTRPLRRLTLACERIAGGDLDESIAVGGKDEIGQLGAAFESMRRRLKESRRELEERSKALAILEERDRIAREMHDSLSQVLGYIRLATTVTEERLDRGDIPAAREELREMRQASRDAYEDVRQGILALRSSGTLKKGFLAALEEFLDSYRTQTKLEVELAAANGEAVGLSEAAQVQLLRVVQEALANVWKHARARRVEVGIERGNGTLRVSVADDGCGFDPAETASNGHRYGLQIMRERVESIGGALEVVSRPGLGTRVIVEAPATVSEEES, encoded by the coding sequence ATGAGTCTATCCATAAAGCTCGGATTGCCGGCCCTCGTGGGCGTGCTCGGCGTGCTTGCCGTCATGGGCTATCTGGGCCTGCGCGCCGTCGGCGAGAGCACGGACCGCGCCATGGACGAACGTCTCGTCCTCGCCCGCATGATGGCGCAGGACCTCGACCAGGACATCTCGCAGGGGCTGCGACTGCTCCAACAGACCGCCTCTGAGCTCTCCCCCGCTTCATGCGCCGATTGCGCGGTGGACGCGGCCGCGATCTTGGAACAGCTCCACCGCTACGCCGGCCCGCACACGCGCAGCACCTTCCTCCTCGACGCGGAGGGCAACGTTCTCTCCGCCGTCTCCGCCGATGGGTTCGCGGGCGCCCCGCCCGGTGGCTACCCCAACGTCGCCGAGACGCTGCGTAGCGGCAAGCCCGCCGTCTCCGGCGCCGTCGGTTCCGACGGCGAGGGCGACTTCATGGTCTCGCTGTCGGTCCCGCTCCTCGATGCTGACGGCGACGTCGCGGGCGTGCTCGGCACCACGTTCGGGCCGACCTCGTCGTTCCTGCAAACGCTGCTCTCGCCTGTCGACCTCGGCGAGACCGGTTACGCGCAGGTCATAAACGAGCGCGGCCTGGTGATGGCCACCAGCGATGCCCGTCGTGAGGACAGCAGCTTTCCGGTGACGGCGCACGCCGCGCGCTTCGCCCGCCTCATCGAGGAGGGGGAGCAGGGAGCGTGGACGTGCCATCGCTGCCACGAACCGGGGGGAGAAGGAGGGCGGCGCCGCGATATGACGGCGTTTGTGCCCCTGACGGCGGCGCCCTGGGGGATCGCCATCCGCCAGGACGAGGGCGAAGCGTTCGGTCCCAGGAACCACCTCCGCAGCGAGGTGCTGTTCTTCGGCGGCGCGGCCCTCGGCCTCTCGCTGGCAGCGGCGCTGGTGATCGGCCGCGTCCTCACCCGCCCGCTGCGACGGCTGACGCTCGCCTGTGAGCGCATCGCCGGCGGCGACCTCGACGAAAGCATCGCCGTCGGTGGGAAGGACGAGATCGGGCAGCTCGGCGCCGCCTTCGAGTCGATGCGACGCCGGCTCAAGGAGTCGCGCCGCGAACTCGAGGAGCGGAGTAAAGCCCTCGCCATCCTCGAAGAGCGCGACCGGATCGCCCGCGAGATGCACGACAGCCTCTCCCAGGTGCTCGGCTACATCCGGCTCGCCACGACCGTTACCGAGGAGCGCCTGGACCGTGGTGACATACCGGCCGCGCGGGAGGAGCTGCGGGAGATGCGACAGGCAAGCCGCGACGCCTACGAGGACGTGCGGCAAGGCATCCTGGCGCTGCGCTCGAGCGGCACGCTGAAGAAGGGCTTCCTCGCCGCCCTCGAGGAGTTCCTCGATAGCTATCGCACGCAGACGAAGCTGGAGGTTGAGCTCGCCGCCGCCAACGGAGAAGCGGTGGGCCTCAGCGAGGCGGCGCAGGTGCAGCTACTGCGCGTCGTCCAGGAAGCGCTGGCCAACGTCTGGAAGCACGCGCGCGCCCGCAGGGTGGAGGTCGGGATCGAGCGCGGGAACGGCACGTTGCGCGTCAGCGTCGCCGACGACGGCTGCGGATTCGACCCCGCGGAGACCGCCTCCAACGGCCACCGCTACGGCCTTCAGATAATGCGGGAGCGCGTCGAGAGCATCGGCGGCGCCCTCGAAGTGGTGTCCCGCCCCGGTTTGGGCACCCGCGTTATCGTCGAGGCGCCGGCAACTGTCAGCGAGGAAGAATCATGA
- a CDS encoding cytochrome c biogenesis protein CcdA, whose protein sequence is MTGVVPEPGWGIAFTAGMVSFLSPCVAPLAPGFLAYVAGSTVDAGGRVRATMRALWTSVLFMLGFTLVFVLLGTSVSLLGGFFEEHRSTMYQVAGAAMVFFGLTVMGLPRVAWLQREWSMNVPTDVLGPAAPVLLGMAFAFAWTPCVGPILGSILFYAGATETAGRGGLLLFVYSLGFGIPFILAGLGFASALRVFSWVRRHSVVVNGVAGALLIGMGVLLLLGQWGYLNQWFQRAYYDLT, encoded by the coding sequence GTGACAGGCGTCGTGCCGGAGCCGGGATGGGGCATCGCCTTCACGGCGGGGATGGTCTCGTTTCTGTCGCCGTGCGTGGCGCCGCTGGCCCCCGGCTTCCTGGCCTACGTGGCGGGGAGCACCGTCGACGCCGGCGGCCGCGTCCGGGCGACGATGCGGGCGCTGTGGACCTCCGTCCTGTTCATGCTCGGCTTCACGCTCGTCTTCGTCCTGCTCGGCACCTCCGTCTCGCTCCTCGGCGGCTTCTTCGAGGAGCACCGGTCGACGATGTACCAGGTGGCGGGCGCGGCGATGGTCTTCTTCGGGCTGACGGTGATGGGGCTGCCGCGTGTCGCCTGGCTTCAGCGCGAGTGGAGCATGAACGTTCCCACCGACGTGCTCGGCCCCGCGGCGCCGGTGCTGCTGGGCATGGCGTTCGCCTTCGCGTGGACGCCGTGCGTCGGCCCCATCCTCGGATCGATCCTCTTCTACGCCGGCGCCACCGAGACGGCGGGAAGGGGCGGACTCTTGCTTTTCGTCTATTCGCTGGGTTTCGGCATCCCATTCATTCTGGCGGGTCTGGGCTTCGCTTCCGCGCTGCGCGTCTTTTCCTGGGTGCGGAGGCATTCCGTCGTCGTCAATGGCGTCGCCGGCGCGCTGCTCATCGGGATGGGAGTGCTACTGTTGCTCGGACAGTGGGGTTACCTGAACCAGTGGTTCCAGAGGGCCTACTACGACCTTACTTGA
- a CDS encoding CcmD family protein — MSDVWYLALAYGAVWLGLVVYLFRLAGQAEALRKEVTFLKATLQGTRVGEAEEQPERLVAGITREAAG; from the coding sequence ATGAGCGACGTCTGGTACCTGGCGCTGGCGTACGGCGCCGTCTGGCTGGGGCTTGTCGTGTACCTGTTTCGTCTCGCCGGCCAGGCGGAGGCGCTGCGCAAAGAAGTGACTTTCCTCAAGGCGACGTTGCAGGGGACGCGCGTCGGAGAGGCGGAAGAGCAGCCCGAACGCCTCGTCGCCGGTATCACGCGTGAGGCGGCGGGATGA
- the ccsA gene encoding cytochrome c biogenesis protein CcsA, translating to MNIRLNALAGSATAGLPGLRFGLPVLAAALLLAALTEALVIAPTEAAMGDIQRIFYFHVAAAWAAFLAFFIVFAASVAYLRTKSARWDVVAVSAAETGVVFVSIALVSGSIWARSTWGTWWTWDPRLTTTFLLWLIYVSYLVMRSMVEEGQRRATFAAVFGIIAFLDVPIAFMSIRWWRTMHPTVLTGNGFSVEPAMLPALFLSLAAFSAVLLHLTLLRSMLERSRQEVTELRRRISWMEERRG from the coding sequence GTGAACATCAGATTGAACGCTCTCGCCGGCTCCGCGACGGCCGGCCTGCCCGGGCTCCGGTTCGGCCTGCCCGTCCTCGCCGCCGCGCTGCTTTTGGCGGCGCTGACCGAGGCGCTGGTCATCGCCCCCACCGAGGCGGCGATGGGCGACATCCAGCGCATCTTCTACTTCCACGTTGCGGCGGCGTGGGCGGCCTTCCTGGCGTTCTTCATTGTTTTTGCGGCAAGCGTCGCCTATCTGCGCACGAAGTCCGCCCGCTGGGACGTCGTCGCCGTATCGGCGGCGGAGACGGGCGTGGTCTTCGTCAGCATTGCCCTCGTCTCGGGCTCGATCTGGGCGCGGAGCACGTGGGGCACCTGGTGGACGTGGGACCCCCGCCTGACGACGACGTTCCTCCTCTGGTTGATATACGTTTCGTATCTGGTGATGCGGAGCATGGTGGAGGAGGGGCAGCGACGCGCGACGTTCGCCGCCGTGTTCGGAATCATCGCGTTCTTGGATGTCCCGATCGCTTTCATGTCAATCCGGTGGTGGCGGACCATGCACCCGACGGTGCTGACGGGCAACGGCTTCAGCGTGGAGCCAGCCATGCTCCCCGCCCTGTTCCTATCGCTGGCCGCCTTCAGCGCCGTCCTCCTGCACCTGACGCTCTTGCGCTCGATGCTGGAACGCTCCCGTCAGGAGGTAACAGAGCTGAGAAGGCGCATCAGTTGGATGGAGGAAAGGAGAGGCTAG
- a CDS encoding TlpA disulfide reductase family protein translates to MSGMTFEEEAAAGEGAHIPAWARWTRRLGFAFVVAVALGLVALLAYGLANKGEAGAGPLRLNRAAPDFTLSLFDGGSFTLSENRGKPVVLNIWASWCEACRDEADELEQAWRDYRDEGVVFVGVNVLDNDADARKYIEEFGITYPNGPDEGSIYFDYGATGVPETFFINREGVIVLKYAGPLSTDSLSAFIEEVQR, encoded by the coding sequence ATGAGCGGAATGACATTTGAGGAAGAAGCGGCGGCAGGCGAGGGGGCCCATATTCCGGCGTGGGCGCGCTGGACGCGCCGCCTCGGCTTTGCCTTCGTGGTCGCCGTCGCCCTGGGGCTGGTGGCGCTGCTCGCCTACGGTCTCGCCAACAAGGGCGAAGCCGGGGCCGGGCCGCTTCGCCTCAACCGCGCGGCCCCCGACTTCACCCTCAGTCTCTTCGACGGCGGAAGCTTCACCCTCTCCGAGAACCGCGGGAAACCGGTGGTCCTGAATATCTGGGCCTCCTGGTGCGAGGCCTGCCGCGATGAGGCGGACGAGCTGGAGCAGGCTTGGCGCGATTACCGGGACGAGGGGGTCGTGTTTGTGGGGGTGAACGTGCTGGACAACGACGCCGACGCGAGGAAGTACATCGAGGAGTTCGGCATCACCTACCCCAACGGGCCGGACGAGGGCAGCATCTACTTCGACTACGGCGCCACCGGCGTGCCGGAGACGTTCTTCATCAACCGCGAGGGCGTCATCGTCCTCAAGTACGCGGGGCCGCTCAGTACGGACTCGCTCTCCGCCTTCATCGAGGAGGTGCAGCGGTGA
- a CDS encoding cytochrome c-type biogenesis protein CcmH, producing the protein MRRWLLLVAAFLALTLATPFESAVAEEPPTLRQVAGELMCLCGCGMTVAACQESMPCTTSDAMVAEIQRLIDEGKSKQEIFDYFVASYGEAVLAVPQKSGFSLAAWVAPFLALSAGAVFISGLAWFWTRRGGVRREAAAPAPPPDELKAYEERVDQDVGRLDWGDGR; encoded by the coding sequence GTGCGTAGATGGCTCCTCCTCGTGGCCGCTTTCCTGGCGCTCACCCTCGCGACGCCGTTCGAGAGCGCTGTCGCCGAAGAGCCGCCGACGCTCCGCCAGGTAGCGGGCGAGCTGATGTGCCTGTGCGGCTGCGGCATGACAGTGGCCGCCTGCCAGGAGTCGATGCCGTGCACCACCTCCGACGCCATGGTCGCGGAGATCCAGCGTCTTATCGACGAGGGCAAGAGCAAGCAGGAGATCTTCGATTACTTCGTGGCGAGCTACGGCGAAGCGGTGCTCGCCGTGCCGCAAAAGAGCGGCTTCAGCCTGGCGGCATGGGTCGCGCCGTTCCTCGCGCTTTCGGCGGGGGCCGTGTTCATCTCCGGCCTCGCCTGGTTCTGGACCCGACGCGGTGGCGTCCGGCGGGAAGCGGCCGCGCCCGCGCCGCCGCCCGATGAGCTGAAGGCTTACGAAGAACGGGTCGACCAGGACGTGGGCCGGCTGGACTGGGGTGACGGCCGATGA
- a CDS encoding ABC transporter ATP-binding protein — protein sequence MIEAKDAAVAAASTPSQPAAATNGGIEAIGVWKNFGPVAALRGVDLTVRPRERLAIVGSNGSGKSTLIRVLSTMLRPSSGTARIAGFDILRQRTEARQQIGVVCHETFLYGELTALENLDFYARLHGLSDPRERAWEQLRLVGLTAQAHSLQRSLSRGMQQRLALARALIHEPLVLLLDELDTGLDQQWVAFVVDMLARAAGQGRTVLLTTHNLERALDLADRVAVLDRGKIVFNGKRDELDVGSLKEVYFSHTSAAR from the coding sequence ATGATCGAAGCGAAAGACGCCGCCGTCGCTGCCGCCAGCACGCCTTCTCAGCCGGCCGCCGCCACGAACGGCGGCATCGAGGCAATCGGCGTGTGGAAGAACTTCGGGCCGGTGGCCGCACTGCGCGGCGTCGACCTCACGGTCCGTCCCCGCGAGCGCCTGGCCATCGTCGGCTCCAACGGCTCGGGGAAGTCGACGCTGATAAGGGTGTTGAGCACCATGCTGCGCCCGTCATCGGGGACGGCGCGGATCGCCGGCTTCGATATCCTGCGGCAGCGGACGGAGGCCCGCCAGCAGATCGGCGTCGTCTGCCACGAGACGTTCCTCTACGGCGAGTTGACGGCGCTGGAGAACCTCGATTTCTACGCCCGCCTACACGGGCTGTCCGACCCCAGGGAGCGGGCGTGGGAGCAGTTGCGCCTGGTCGGTTTGACGGCGCAGGCGCATTCGCTGCAGCGGTCCCTCTCGCGGGGCATGCAGCAGCGGCTGGCGCTGGCGCGCGCCCTGATCCACGAGCCGCTCGTCCTCCTGCTGGACGAGCTGGACACCGGCCTCGACCAGCAGTGGGTGGCCTTCGTCGTCGATATGCTGGCACGCGCCGCCGGCCAGGGACGGACTGTGCTGCTCACCACCCATAACCTGGAGCGCGCCCTGGACCTGGCCGACCGCGTGGCCGTGCTGGACAGGGGCAAAATTGTTTTCAACGGCAAGCGAGACGAGTTAGATGTGGGAAGCCTTAAGGAAGTCTACTTCAGCCACACAAGCGCAGCCCGCTGA